The proteins below are encoded in one region of Lactuca sativa cultivar Salinas chromosome 3, Lsat_Salinas_v11, whole genome shotgun sequence:
- the LOC111881037 gene encoding uncharacterized mitochondrial protein AtMg00810-like, whose product MQGVRGHYEKEVQEEFVGQNNHVLGLQVQQRSAGILLHQAKYVEDMLEKFGFRDAKPALTPMAERPLLTPDIEGEFVDQTYYKSMTGSLMYLTASRPDIMFADCQCARDKANPKLYHLIAVKRIFQYLKGSLKLGLWYPKNSEFDLYAFADNNYGGCELDRKSTSGGCQFLGDRLVS is encoded by the coding sequence ATGCAAGGAGTTCGAGGACATTATGAAAAAGAGGTTCAAGAGGAGTTCGTTGGGCAAAATAACCATGTTTTAGGGCTTCAGGTCCAACAACGTTCAGCCGGAATCCTGCTCCATCAAGCCAAATATGTGGAGGATAtgcttgagaagttcgggttcagAGATGCAAAACCTGCCTTAACACCCATGGCGGAGAGACCCCTGCTGACTCCTGATATTGAAGGCGAATTCGTAGATCAAACATACTACAAATCGATGACCGGTTCGCTTATGTATCTAACTGCAAGTCGCCCAGACATTATGTTTGCGGATTGTCAATGCGCACGTGATaaggctaatcctaaactatatcatcttattgctgttaaaagaatttttcaGTACCTCAAAGGCAGCCtaaaactgggtctttggtatccgaaaaattctgaatttgatctgTATGCTTTTGCTGACAACAATTATGGAGGCTGCGAGCTTGATAGGAAATCGACTTCAGGCGGATGTCAATTTTTAGGTGATCGACTGGTGTCATGA